One Halobaculum roseum DNA segment encodes these proteins:
- a CDS encoding LAGLIDADG family homing endonuclease, which yields MDTITEHGVTPTESGRSGGLAAGTNVLGADGSCPVDQLVRGDRIYTMEPLSRTMKLKRVVDVDRIEPAAAVDIDAQRARLRLAPGQYVPFVTDDIDLVRYQRADRLDERHRYRFISEWTPLGRSRTEVVDLTDHATEYEIVAQYDGSHGHSFRAALPAGCEPKRRHKQVGYAFDPATFDTYREAIDAESTALGIRTGAKERPRPYRFAGDDFIQLLGWLVTEGSIYTGSDRNSASVKIAQETPRYRDTIRRLLDRLGIAYREDDRSFRIGSNCYGRIFSRLCGSDSRSKRLPSLVWDCSPAQKRLLLETLLAGDGNEKRTYYTVSDRLAGHVLRLCVETGVTPAYHRRDDWRVYCRHVPSGFEEPTHCSWVDATRPYYRIVVEDYPLVLAGRSGTFQWLAAAGVE from the coding sequence ATGGATACCATCACCGAACACGGCGTCACACCGACTGAAAGCGGTCGGTCCGGCGGACTAGCCGCCGGAACGAACGTGCTCGGCGCCGACGGGAGTTGCCCGGTCGACCAACTCGTGCGTGGGGACCGTATCTACACGATGGAACCCCTGAGTCGGACGATGAAACTGAAGCGAGTCGTCGACGTGGACCGTATCGAACCTGCGGCGGCGGTCGACATCGACGCGCAACGAGCGCGGCTCCGGCTGGCACCCGGCCAGTACGTGCCGTTCGTGACCGACGACATCGACCTGGTTCGCTACCAGCGAGCGGATCGACTGGACGAGCGGCATCGCTATCGGTTCATCTCCGAGTGGACCCCTCTCGGGAGGTCCCGAACGGAGGTCGTCGACCTCACGGACCACGCGACGGAGTACGAGATCGTCGCGCAGTACGACGGGTCGCACGGGCATTCGTTCCGAGCGGCACTCCCAGCGGGGTGTGAACCGAAACGGCGACACAAACAGGTCGGCTACGCGTTCGATCCCGCGACCTTCGACACCTACCGGGAGGCCATCGACGCGGAGTCGACCGCGCTCGGGATCCGAACGGGAGCAAAGGAGCGCCCACGACCGTACCGGTTTGCGGGCGATGACTTCATTCAACTGCTCGGCTGGCTCGTGACGGAAGGGTCGATCTACACCGGATCGGACCGGAACAGTGCCTCGGTCAAGATCGCTCAGGAGACACCGCGGTACCGCGACACGATCAGACGCCTCCTCGATCGGCTCGGAATCGCCTATCGGGAGGACGATCGGTCGTTCAGAATCGGCTCGAACTGCTACGGCCGGATCTTCTCGCGGCTGTGTGGATCGGACAGTCGCTCGAAGCGGCTCCCGTCGCTCGTGTGGGACTGTTCACCCGCACAGAAGCGCCTGCTGCTGGAAACGTTGCTCGCCGGCGACGGGAACGAGAAGCGCACCTACTACACGGTCAGTGACCGGCTCGCGGGCCACGTGCTCCGACTGTGTGTTGAAACGGGCGTCACGCCGGCGTACCATCGCCGCGACGACTGGCGGGTGTACTGTCGCCACGTGCCGAGCGGGTTTGAGGAGCCGACGCACTGTTCGTGGGTCGATGCGACGCGTCCCTACTACCGGATCGTCGTCGAGGATTACCCGCTCGTGCTCGCCGGACGGAGCGGCACGTTCCAATGGCTCGCCGCGGCCGGCGTCGAATAG
- a CDS encoding ArdC-like ssDNA-binding domain-containing protein: MARSDTAVSFSGTDGRRDEMHSAIDQWLDDLVEATESARASEAFQEWLDVQSRFHDYSARNTMLIQQQCPEARKVAGYRTWQEEFDRHVKEGESAIWIWAPIVTTRCPECENAPSYHADSDCEYDETPPEEWDEGLVGFRPVPVFDVSQTEGEPLPELEYAATGDAGDLVERLTDAAHQLGASVEIVPEAAWEHGDANGICSEPRQAGEKPVIEVRDRENRADLARTIVHEYAHAQLHVGVDDETERAKREVEAEAVAYVVTRYVGLDPSGSAFYLASWAGDDAGVIRERLDRISRTAETIIEPLGT, translated from the coding sequence ATGGCTAGGAGCGATACAGCGGTCTCGTTCTCCGGGACCGACGGCCGACGCGACGAGATGCACAGTGCGATCGACCAGTGGCTCGACGACCTCGTGGAGGCGACCGAGTCGGCGCGAGCGAGCGAGGCGTTCCAGGAATGGCTCGATGTCCAGAGTCGCTTCCACGACTACTCGGCACGGAACACGATGCTCATCCAACAGCAGTGTCCCGAGGCACGGAAGGTCGCGGGGTACCGGACGTGGCAAGAGGAGTTCGACCGGCACGTGAAAGAGGGTGAATCGGCGATCTGGATCTGGGCACCGATCGTCACGACGCGGTGTCCCGAGTGTGAGAACGCGCCGTCGTACCACGCCGACAGTGATTGCGAGTACGACGAGACCCCGCCCGAGGAGTGGGACGAGGGTCTGGTCGGGTTCCGTCCGGTCCCCGTGTTCGATGTCTCCCAGACCGAAGGCGAGCCGTTGCCGGAACTGGAGTATGCAGCGACGGGCGACGCCGGCGATCTCGTGGAACGGTTGACCGACGCCGCTCATCAGCTCGGCGCGTCGGTCGAGATCGTGCCCGAGGCTGCCTGGGAGCACGGCGACGCGAACGGGATCTGCTCGGAGCCGAGGCAGGCCGGCGAGAAGCCCGTGATCGAGGTTCGGGATCGCGAGAACCGTGCCGACCTCGCCCGGACGATCGTCCACGAGTACGCTCACGCCCAGCTACACGTCGGCGTCGATGACGAGACCGAGCGGGCGAAACGCGAGGTGGAGGCCGAGGCGGTCGCGTACGTGGTCACACGGTACGTCGGCTTGGACCCGAGCGGGTCGGCGTTCTACCTCGCGTCGTGGGCGGGCGACGACGCCGGCGTGATCCGGGAGCGGCTCGACAGAATTAGCCGGACGGCAGAGACGATCATCGAACCGCTGGGCACGTAA
- a CDS encoding SWIM zinc finger family protein, with protein sequence MDSSHVLDRLDVSTGARRRAETEPFDFSLTRDGVRVTNRGYAEPSDHSYVVTMDGALPVACECPADEHYDPACKHRLAVAIHTPVRDAAAARPVADGGVQEPPESEADRTNDSVPDPDESPDDPEWCDCATLGELPCFECVRRGRKRLPTEE encoded by the coding sequence ATGGATTCGAGCCACGTTCTCGACCGACTCGACGTCTCGACCGGCGCTCGCCGTCGCGCCGAAACGGAACCGTTCGACTTCTCGCTCACGCGGGACGGCGTTCGCGTGACGAACCGCGGCTACGCGGAGCCGAGCGACCACAGCTACGTCGTCACGATGGACGGCGCCCTCCCGGTCGCGTGTGAGTGTCCCGCCGACGAGCACTACGATCCCGCGTGCAAACACCGGCTCGCGGTCGCCATCCACACGCCGGTCCGTGACGCAGCGGCGGCACGGCCCGTCGCCGACGGCGGCGTGCAGGAGCCTCCCGAGTCGGAGGCCGACAGAACGAACGACTCGGTGCCTGACCCCGATGAGTCGCCGGACGACCCCGAATGGTGCGACTGCGCTACCCTCGGGGAGCTCCCCTGTTTCGAGTGCGTTCGTCGCGGTCGCAAGCGACTGCCTACCGAGGAGTGA
- a CDS encoding IS1595 family transposase, translating into MIPLDVFGSESVAADLLQQVRWRNGVTCPRCRSDRTVKNGSYGHFQRYLCKNCDRTFNDKTGTIFAHSKVALRKWLFSIYAFLRFNTSLRQLQLEIDVQYKTIYQRVERFTKALDAPSLDLVGPVEIDEVYVSAGLKGRERDGRSRSRGLSTRGRGSYEQDKPPVFTIVDRGTGNRYVIPAKSADESTVRLLLANREKEPLTVYTDGFRTYDPLDEDDAFDREYVVHGDGEYANEDVHVNTCESHGSLLRPWLSPHRGVSKDKLTQYLRAFQLRRKLLRKPGREALKHAIKATL; encoded by the coding sequence ATGATTCCGCTAGATGTGTTTGGGTCGGAATCGGTCGCAGCGGACCTGTTGCAGCAGGTTCGCTGGCGTAACGGTGTTACTTGCCCTCGCTGCCGTTCTGACCGAACGGTCAAGAACGGCAGCTATGGGCACTTTCAGCGCTATCTCTGTAAGAATTGCGACCGCACATTCAACGACAAGACCGGCACGATTTTCGCCCATTCGAAAGTCGCGCTCAGGAAGTGGCTGTTCTCGATTTACGCGTTTCTCCGGTTTAACACGAGTCTTCGCCAACTTCAGCTCGAAATCGACGTTCAGTACAAAACGATCTACCAGCGCGTCGAGCGCTTCACGAAGGCGCTCGACGCGCCTTCGCTCGACCTCGTCGGTCCCGTCGAAATCGACGAAGTCTACGTTTCTGCAGGGCTGAAAGGCCGCGAGCGCGACGGTCGGTCGCGCTCGCGTGGCCTGTCCACGCGTGGACGAGGATCGTACGAGCAGGACAAACCGCCGGTGTTCACGATCGTCGATCGCGGCACCGGCAATCGGTATGTGATCCCCGCGAAATCCGCCGATGAATCGACGGTTCGGCTCCTTCTCGCAAACCGCGAGAAGGAGCCACTGACCGTCTACACTGACGGATTTCGTACCTACGACCCACTCGACGAGGACGACGCATTCGACCGCGAATACGTCGTCCACGGCGACGGCGAATACGCGAATGAAGACGTCCACGTCAATACCTGCGAGAGCCACGGATCGTTGCTGCGACCGTGGCTCTCGCCTCATCGAGGCGTCTCAAAAGATAAGCTCACACAGTATCTCCGAGCGTTCCAGCTTCGACGAAAACTACTGCGGAAACCGGGAAGAGAAGCGCTCAAACACGCTATCAAAGCTACGCTGTGA
- a CDS encoding VirB4 family type IV secretion system protein codes for MQAAIADLVAALQTLPRPLSPEGLFVYGVGGVTLLVVFARLRQWLAGRGDTQTFGDLLAEETVDAGREEAVAFDTLADRHRTALAPEAVEWEPRAARVGDQWTTTLTVAAYPDHPTDGYLSGLFELTDIEFDLTVHVDPLPQERARDRLQAAADDLQADADLERSVRESYLQDRAAAATATYKAVENGQRVFSQSLFITVRADSREDLTDAVAAVRTAVRDPPARLEPATAVCLQDRALQAAAPIGGDPLDRGSIALGGAVGALLASPHSPTILEEGGVEFGVHKDTRSPLVVDPFAREDGYAMFTVGDPGSGKSYSAKQNFIRSLSQSDDRIGIVLEPLTNWAGVCEALGGRRITVGGTLGLNPLEIKPTPEHVLEARGDDASPLKERQERALAFFTNVFATRGVELGDRRTTLETALTAAYERKGITEDVSTHDRESPTVRDMLDILAEMADAPGEYVIRTDDEAKKIADDAVWLLDQLRPFAEDGQFEQLGRHSEFDIRDESLVYLDLAEQGGQVGGHTSLLMELLISLVYERAKETDQEVVFVIDEARYLMKDAATLSYLETIFRHHRHHDLSIRLVTQTVDEFFEHDTAEMILDQCAIKQFHKLDGMDSEWADEFGLNHPQMRFVQTATPGDEEAGYSQALLGVDGEWRGMEVRALPREHEVITHDPQQADGPLADDPGEVAADD; via the coding sequence ATGCAGGCGGCGATCGCCGACCTCGTGGCGGCGCTACAAACGCTGCCACGGCCGCTCTCACCTGAGGGACTGTTCGTCTACGGCGTCGGAGGTGTTACCCTCCTCGTCGTCTTTGCCCGGCTCCGACAGTGGCTGGCCGGCCGGGGCGATACACAGACGTTCGGCGATCTTCTCGCGGAAGAGACCGTCGACGCAGGTCGTGAGGAGGCAGTTGCGTTCGACACGCTGGCGGACCGGCACCGAACGGCGCTCGCGCCCGAAGCCGTCGAGTGGGAGCCGCGTGCGGCACGGGTCGGCGACCAGTGGACGACCACGCTCACCGTCGCGGCGTACCCCGACCATCCGACCGACGGCTACCTCAGCGGCCTGTTCGAGCTGACCGACATCGAGTTCGATCTGACGGTCCACGTGGACCCGCTGCCCCAGGAGCGGGCCCGCGACCGCCTTCAAGCGGCCGCCGACGACCTGCAGGCCGACGCGGATCTGGAGCGCAGCGTGCGGGAGTCGTACCTGCAGGACCGCGCGGCGGCGGCGACGGCCACGTACAAGGCGGTCGAGAACGGTCAGCGTGTGTTCTCCCAGTCGCTGTTCATCACCGTCCGGGCGGACTCCCGCGAGGACCTCACGGACGCCGTCGCCGCCGTCCGCACCGCGGTGCGCGACCCGCCGGCACGGCTGGAGCCGGCGACGGCGGTGTGTCTCCAAGACCGGGCGCTGCAGGCGGCCGCACCCATCGGCGGCGACCCGCTCGATCGCGGCTCCATCGCCCTCGGCGGCGCCGTCGGCGCCCTCCTCGCGTCGCCACACTCGCCGACGATCCTCGAGGAGGGCGGCGTCGAGTTCGGCGTGCACAAGGACACGCGGAGTCCGCTCGTGGTCGACCCGTTCGCCCGCGAGGACGGCTACGCGATGTTTACGGTCGGCGACCCCGGCTCGGGGAAGTCCTACAGCGCGAAACAGAACTTCATCCGGAGTCTGTCGCAGTCCGACGACCGGATCGGGATCGTCCTCGAACCGCTCACCAACTGGGCCGGCGTCTGTGAGGCACTCGGCGGCCGGCGGATCACCGTCGGCGGCACGCTCGGTCTCAACCCCCTGGAGATCAAGCCGACGCCCGAGCACGTGCTGGAGGCTCGCGGCGACGACGCGAGCCCGCTGAAGGAGCGTCAAGAGCGGGCGCTGGCGTTCTTCACCAACGTGTTCGCCACGCGGGGCGTCGAGTTGGGTGACCGCCGCACGACGCTGGAGACGGCGCTCACGGCGGCGTACGAGCGGAAGGGCATCACCGAGGACGTCTCCACCCACGACCGGGAGAGTCCGACCGTCCGCGACATGCTCGATATTCTCGCGGAGATGGCCGACGCTCCCGGCGAATACGTGATCCGGACCGACGACGAGGCGAAGAAGATCGCCGACGACGCGGTGTGGCTGCTCGACCAACTGCGGCCCTTCGCCGAAGACGGGCAGTTCGAACAGCTCGGTCGCCACAGCGAGTTCGACATCCGCGACGAGTCGCTGGTGTATCTCGATCTGGCCGAGCAGGGCGGGCAGGTCGGCGGGCATACGAGTCTCCTGATGGAACTGCTCATCTCGCTGGTGTACGAGCGAGCCAAGGAGACGGACCAGGAGGTCGTCTTTGTCATCGACGAGGCGCGGTACCTCATGAAGGACGCGGCGACGCTGTCGTATCTGGAGACGATCTTCCGGCACCACCGCCACCACGACCTGTCGATCCGACTGGTGACCCAGACCGTCGACGAGTTCTTCGAGCACGACACCGCGGAGATGATCCTCGACCAGTGTGCGATCAAGCAGTTCCACAAGCTCGACGGGATGGACAGTGAGTGGGCCGACGAGTTCGGCTTGAACCACCCGCAGATGCGGTTCGTCCAGACGGCGACGCCCGGCGACGAGGAGGCCGGCTACTCGCAGGCGTTGCTCGGTGTGGACGGCGAGTGGCGCGGGATGGAGGTCCGGGCCTTGCCGCGGGAACACGAGGTGATCACCCACGACCCGCAGCAGGCGGACGGCCCGCTCGCCGACGACCCCGGGGAGGTGGCCGCCGATGACTGA
- a CDS encoding transcription initiation factor IIB yields MIGTAVYERRYDESTQQTDANTCPDCGGRVTMTGAEAVCDDCGLVLADEEVDLGPEWRFAGEDGARKRTGAPRTPARHDRGLSTRIGRTRDGKGNALDGDTRRRFARLRREQRRSKTESKADRNRRHGFTQIRRMASALGLGDSLRDQACRLFETAQDDGLLVGRSIEAMSAAAVYAACRCTGRPETRGDVSRVAQVSRARVDNAYTSLNRELGLPVPPREPATFLPKLVSALELPRAVERRARDVLDASPSVVGTAGHPQGIAGGAILVAARELNVRDRFSQAELATAADVTPVTLRKHRNALE; encoded by the coding sequence GTGATCGGCACTGCTGTGTACGAACGACGGTACGACGAATCGACCCAGCAAACGGACGCGAACACCTGCCCGGACTGCGGCGGGCGGGTGACGATGACCGGCGCGGAGGCAGTCTGCGACGACTGCGGACTCGTGCTCGCAGACGAGGAAGTAGATCTCGGCCCAGAGTGGCGGTTCGCGGGAGAAGACGGCGCCCGCAAGCGGACGGGCGCCCCACGCACGCCCGCTCGGCACGACCGCGGGCTCTCGACGCGGATCGGTCGGACCCGTGACGGCAAGGGGAACGCGCTCGACGGCGACACGCGCCGTCGATTCGCCCGGCTGCGGCGCGAGCAGCGCCGATCGAAGACGGAATCGAAGGCCGACCGCAACCGCCGACACGGGTTCACGCAGATCCGACGCATGGCGAGTGCGCTCGGCCTCGGCGACTCCCTGCGGGATCAGGCGTGTCGGCTGTTCGAGACCGCCCAGGACGACGGCCTTCTCGTGGGCCGATCGATCGAGGCGATGAGCGCCGCGGCGGTGTACGCGGCATGTCGGTGTACCGGTCGCCCCGAGACGCGGGGCGATGTGAGCCGTGTCGCGCAGGTGAGCAGGGCACGGGTGGACAACGCCTACACGTCACTGAATCGCGAGCTGGGCCTGCCCGTGCCGCCGCGTGAGCCGGCGACGTTCCTCCCGAAACTCGTGTCGGCCCTGGAGCTTCCACGCGCGGTCGAACGGCGAGCCCGGGACGTTCTCGATGCGTCACCGTCGGTGGTCGGGACTGCCGGGCACCCTCAGGGAATTGCCGGCGGGGCGATCCTCGTCGCCGCGCGGGAGTTGAATGTCCGCGATCGGTTCAGCCAAGCGGAATTGGCGACCGCCGCGGACGTGACGCCGGTGACGCTTCGCAAGCACCGGAACGCACTCGAGTAG
- a CDS encoding DMT family transporter encodes MFTRRTGACFVVAAGLFGGTFVAAKAGLAHLPPLLFVALRFDIGAVVLAAFAATHRSRAQLRPRTTGDIVGIVATGGLVVGLTNALLFLGQQYVSSGVAAVVFSLNPILTPVFATLLLGSERLSGRGVAGMGLGLVGVVLVADPDPSALLANGPGVPLLFGAAAVSAFGAVVIRRADTTLSSTARTIWGVPLAAALSHGLSVAAGESATGLTVPPAAMAALLYVGVFSGAVAYLAYFALIDETDATRANLLFYFVPVVSAVGGWALLGETLSALSVVGFGVIFAGFLLVSGRGATPSRVLRRVAPRRVADDDPA; translated from the coding sequence GTGTTCACGCGACGGACCGGGGCGTGCTTCGTCGTCGCGGCGGGGCTCTTCGGCGGGACCTTCGTTGCGGCGAAAGCCGGACTGGCGCATCTCCCGCCGCTGTTGTTCGTGGCCCTCCGGTTCGACATCGGCGCGGTCGTCCTGGCGGCGTTCGCGGCGACGCATCGCTCCCGGGCGCAGTTGCGTCCGCGGACGACCGGCGACATCGTCGGCATCGTGGCGACCGGCGGGCTCGTCGTCGGGCTCACGAACGCGCTGTTGTTCCTCGGACAGCAGTACGTGAGCAGCGGCGTGGCGGCCGTCGTATTCAGCCTCAACCCGATCCTGACGCCGGTGTTCGCCACGCTCCTGCTCGGCAGCGAGCGGCTCTCCGGCCGGGGTGTCGCGGGAATGGGACTGGGACTCGTCGGCGTCGTCCTCGTCGCCGACCCCGATCCGTCGGCGCTGCTCGCGAACGGCCCCGGCGTGCCGCTGCTGTTCGGCGCCGCCGCGGTCAGCGCCTTCGGTGCCGTGGTGATCCGCCGCGCGGACACGACGCTGTCGAGTACGGCCCGCACGATCTGGGGTGTGCCGCTGGCGGCCGCGCTCTCACACGGGCTGAGTGTCGCCGCCGGCGAGTCCGCGACCGGGCTGACGGTGCCGCCCGCCGCGATGGCGGCCCTGCTGTACGTCGGAGTGTTCTCCGGTGCGGTCGCGTATCTCGCGTACTTCGCGCTGATCGACGAGACCGACGCGACGCGGGCGAACCTGCTGTTTTACTTCGTCCCGGTCGTCTCGGCGGTGGGCGGCTGGGCGCTGCTCGGGGAGACGCTCTCGGCGCTGTCGGTCGTCGGCTTCGGCGTCATCTTCGCCGGGTTCCTCCTCGTCAGCGGGCGCGGGGCGACTCCGTCACGGGTGCTCCGTCGTGTGGCCCCGAGGCGGGTCGCGGACGACGACCCGGCTTGA
- a CDS encoding SOS response-associated peptidase produces the protein MCGRNSLFHPQADLEARFDAEVVADGGYTPRYNIAPGDDLHIITNKAPDEIDASHWGLIPFWADEPEEGLINARSETAAEKRVFQEAWESRPCLVISSGFYEWRASTGGAKQPYRIYRDGESAFAMAGLWDVWEGDDETISCVTILTTEPNDLMDPIHDRMPVVLPQDAESEWLTAGPDARQEHCRPYPEDDLAAYEISTRVNNPGNDDPQVIEPLDHEQSGLGEFGSG, from the coding sequence ATGTGTGGGCGCAACTCCCTCTTCCATCCACAAGCCGATCTCGAAGCCCGTTTCGACGCGGAGGTCGTCGCGGACGGCGGCTATACGCCGCGCTACAATATCGCGCCCGGCGACGACCTGCACATCATCACGAACAAGGCCCCCGACGAGATCGACGCCTCCCACTGGGGCCTCATCCCGTTCTGGGCGGACGAACCAGAGGAGGGCCTCATCAACGCCCGCTCGGAGACGGCTGCGGAAAAGCGCGTCTTCCAAGAGGCGTGGGAATCCCGTCCCTGTCTCGTCATCTCGTCGGGGTTCTACGAATGGCGAGCATCGACCGGTGGGGCGAAGCAGCCCTACCGGATCTACCGCGACGGCGAGTCGGCGTTCGCGATGGCCGGCCTCTGGGACGTCTGGGAAGGAGACGATGAGACGATCTCGTGCGTGACGATCCTGACGACGGAGCCGAACGACCTGATGGACCCTATCCACGACCGGATGCCGGTCGTCCTCCCGCAGGACGCCGAGTCCGAGTGGCTGACCGCAGGGCCGGACGCCCGCCAAGAACACTGCCGGCCGTATCCGGAGGATGACCTGGCCGCCTACGAGATCTCCACGCGCGTCAACAACCCCGGCAACGACGACCCCCAGGTCATCGAGCCGCTGGACCACGAGCAGTCGGGACTCGGGGAATTCGGCTCCGGATAG